In Phenylobacterium zucineum HLK1, one DNA window encodes the following:
- a CDS encoding LysR substrate-binding domain-containing protein, producing MVAPTYLRSLQALELAVRKGSFIAAAEALGITPAAVGQRVKALEDYLGVELLTRGRSGLRPAPGLVPALAHLNRGFEELAAAARELELQRGHELHLAAASDFVDLWLAPRLERFRAAHPNILFNINGEGEAPHRIGRVDCEISYGPPRDAPNSDLLFRDYVLPVTSPENVERTAAIAREIRLEGFPLVHLDFYKDDPAGLSWPDWVAANAVQRSAPERGMRFRRITAALDAVRADAGVTLCGMALIGDRLDAGEIGLPYPISTGRWSAHGFHARFRADVDGRRPVQRFREWLLGEARATRGWLAGAVGEAPD from the coding sequence ATGGTGGCGCCGACGTACCTCAGATCGCTCCAGGCGCTGGAGCTGGCGGTCCGGAAGGGCTCTTTCATCGCCGCCGCAGAGGCGCTGGGGATCACGCCCGCCGCGGTCGGCCAGCGAGTGAAGGCGCTGGAGGACTACCTGGGCGTCGAACTGTTGACCCGCGGGCGCTCGGGCCTGCGGCCGGCCCCTGGCCTCGTCCCGGCGCTGGCGCATCTGAACCGCGGGTTCGAGGAACTGGCGGCGGCGGCGCGGGAGCTTGAGCTGCAGCGGGGCCATGAGCTGCACCTGGCGGCGGCCTCCGACTTCGTCGACCTCTGGCTGGCCCCCAGGCTGGAGCGGTTCCGGGCGGCGCACCCGAACATCCTCTTCAACATCAACGGCGAGGGCGAGGCGCCCCACCGCATCGGCCGCGTCGACTGCGAGATCAGCTACGGTCCGCCGCGCGACGCCCCCAACTCCGACCTGCTGTTCCGCGACTATGTGCTGCCGGTCACCTCGCCCGAGAATGTCGAGCGCACCGCCGCTATCGCGCGCGAGATCCGGCTGGAAGGCTTTCCGCTCGTCCACCTCGACTTCTACAAGGACGACCCCGCCGGGCTTTCCTGGCCGGATTGGGTGGCGGCCAACGCCGTCCAGCGCAGCGCGCCCGAGCGCGGCATGCGCTTTCGGCGGATCACGGCGGCGCTGGACGCGGTCCGCGCCGACGCCGGCGTCACGCTGTGCGGCATGGCCCTGATCGGCGACCGGCTGGACGCCGGCGAGATCGGGCTGCCGTATCCGATATCCACCGGTCGCTGGAGCGCCCACGGCTTCCACGCCCGCTTCCGCGCCGATGTCGACGGCCGCCGGCCGGTGCAGCGGTTCCGCGAATGGCTCCTGGGCGAGGCCCGCGCCACGCGCGGCTGGCTGGCGGGCGCGGTGGGCGAGGCGCCCGACTAG
- a CDS encoding DUF4242 domain-containing protein, with amino-acid sequence MGQLRRFLVERDVSGIGGMSIVELCGVARASNQAIEKIGGNIQWQHSYVAGDRTYCIYLADGEDTIRAHAELSGFPVTRITEVPQIIDPTTANN; translated from the coding sequence ATGGGCCAACTCAGACGTTTCCTGGTCGAGCGCGACGTCTCCGGCATAGGCGGCATGTCCATTGTCGAACTGTGCGGCGTGGCCCGCGCCTCGAACCAGGCGATCGAAAAGATCGGCGGAAACATCCAGTGGCAGCACAGCTACGTCGCTGGGGACCGCACGTACTGCATCTACCTCGCGGACGGCGAGGACACGATCCGTGCCCACGCCGAACTCAGCGGCTTCCCGGTGACCCGGATCACCGAGGTGCCGCAGATCATCGACCCGACAACCGCCAACAACTGA
- a CDS encoding diiron oxygenase, whose translation MIQGHSYERLLEISKRVNWRVEDIIGPDKPMDFSKPFLPETFARTGELDFLSPAERLKLNQIRGFGYLAMFELVERCILPAIEEHVPSRPGQDPHRTAALQNFAHEEAKHIELFVRFRKAFTDGFDVACGVIGPAEDIGAAIRGHGKLGVALFVLAIEWATQQHWLESVQDDEGLDPQIKSLLRHHWMEESQHAKLDALVFYELAEKAGPDGVMQAVEEFLRIGAFIDGGLAQQAELDLDAFERATGRRLTGGQRAQFIASQHQAQRWTFLGSALVNQGFLKALGEISPAGRARLEEVAPAFC comes from the coding sequence ATGATCCAAGGCCACAGCTACGAGCGCCTGCTCGAGATCTCGAAGCGCGTGAACTGGCGCGTCGAGGACATCATCGGCCCCGACAAGCCGATGGACTTCAGCAAGCCCTTCCTGCCCGAGACCTTCGCCCGCACCGGCGAACTGGACTTCCTGAGCCCGGCCGAGCGGCTGAAGCTCAACCAGATCCGCGGCTTCGGCTACCTGGCCATGTTCGAGCTGGTCGAGCGCTGCATCCTGCCGGCGATCGAGGAGCACGTGCCTTCCCGGCCCGGCCAGGACCCCCATCGCACGGCGGCCCTGCAGAACTTCGCCCACGAGGAAGCCAAGCACATCGAGCTCTTCGTCCGGTTCCGGAAGGCGTTCACCGACGGCTTCGACGTGGCCTGCGGCGTCATCGGCCCGGCCGAGGACATCGGCGCCGCGATCCGCGGCCACGGCAAGCTGGGCGTCGCGCTCTTCGTCCTCGCCATCGAATGGGCGACCCAGCAGCACTGGCTGGAGAGCGTGCAGGACGACGAGGGGCTCGATCCGCAGATCAAGAGCCTCCTTCGGCACCACTGGATGGAGGAATCCCAGCACGCGAAGCTCGACGCCCTGGTCTTCTACGAACTCGCCGAGAAGGCCGGTCCTGACGGTGTCATGCAGGCGGTGGAGGAGTTCCTGCGGATCGGCGCCTTCATCGACGGCGGCCTGGCCCAGCAGGCCGAGCTCGACCTCGACGCCTTCGAGCGCGCCACGGGCCGGCGGCTCACCGGCGGCCAGCGCGCGCAGTTCATCGCCAGCCAGCACCAGGCCCAGCGCTGGACCTTCCTGGGCTCGGCGCTCGTCAACCAGGGCTTCCTGAAGGCGCTGGGGGAGATCAGCCCCGCGGGCCGGGCCAGGCTGGAAGAGGTTGCGCCGGCCTTCTGTTAG
- the nrdR gene encoding transcriptional regulator NrdR, with protein MRCPFCGHDETQVKDSRPSEDGAAIRRRRLCPQCEGRFTTFERVQLREITILKRSGRRTPFDRDKLARSISIALRKRPVEPERIERMISTIVRQLESMGETELPSSTIGELVMKQLKQLDDVAYVRYASVYRDFRETQDFARFLGEEGLSEAAES; from the coding sequence ATGCGCTGCCCGTTCTGCGGCCACGACGAGACCCAGGTGAAGGACAGCCGCCCGTCGGAAGACGGCGCGGCCATCCGGCGCAGGCGGCTGTGCCCGCAGTGCGAAGGCCGCTTCACGACCTTCGAGCGCGTGCAGCTGCGCGAGATCACCATCCTGAAGCGGTCGGGCCGGCGCACGCCCTTCGACCGGGACAAGCTGGCCCGGTCCATCTCCATCGCCCTGCGCAAGCGGCCGGTGGAGCCCGAGCGGATCGAGCGGATGATCTCGACCATCGTCCGCCAGCTCGAGAGCATGGGCGAAACCGAGCTGCCGTCCTCGACCATCGGCGAGCTGGTGATGAAGCAGCTCAAGCAGCTCGATGACGTGGCCTATGTCCGCTACGCCTCGGTGTACCGCGACTTCCGCGAGACCCAGGACTTCGCCCGGTTCCTGGGCGAGGAAGGCCTGAGCGAGGCCGCCGAATCCTGA
- the glyA gene encoding serine hydroxymethyltransferase: MHVQSQASSDDFFLQGVGSADPAVAEILAGELKRQQDQIELIASENIVSKAVLDAQGSVLTNKYAEGYPGKRYYGGCEVVDEVERLAIERAKQLFGCEHANVQPHSGSQANQAVFMVTMTPGDTFMGMNLDHGGHLTHGKSVNQSGKWFSPVAYGVRAQDHLIDYDEAYEVAKANNPKVIIAGGSAYSRHIDFKKFREIADEVGAILMCDVAHYAGLIVAGEYPNPFPHAHIVTTTTHKTLRGPRGGMILTNDKKLAKKIDSAVFPGLQGGPLMHVIAAKAVAFGEALKPEFKQYARQVIENARALAESLQSVGFKIVSNGTDSHLMLVDLTPKGVSGADAEIALERAGITTNKNSIPGDPLPPMQTSGLRVGTPAGTTRGFGPGEFRQVGKWIGEVLDAVASGEDPTPVEQKVRGEVLALTKRFPIYS, from the coding sequence GTGCACGTGCAATCGCAAGCGTCGTCGGACGATTTCTTCCTTCAGGGCGTGGGGTCGGCCGACCCGGCCGTGGCCGAGATCCTGGCGGGCGAGTTGAAGCGGCAGCAGGACCAGATCGAGCTGATCGCCTCGGAGAACATCGTCTCGAAGGCGGTGCTGGACGCCCAGGGCAGCGTGCTGACGAACAAGTACGCCGAGGGCTATCCCGGCAAGCGCTACTACGGCGGCTGCGAAGTCGTGGACGAGGTCGAGCGCCTGGCCATCGAGCGGGCCAAGCAGCTGTTCGGCTGCGAACACGCCAACGTCCAGCCCCACTCGGGCAGCCAGGCCAACCAGGCGGTGTTCATGGTCACCATGACGCCGGGCGACACCTTCATGGGCATGAACCTGGACCACGGCGGCCACCTGACGCACGGCAAGAGCGTCAACCAGTCGGGCAAGTGGTTCAGCCCCGTGGCCTACGGCGTGCGCGCCCAGGACCACCTGATCGACTACGACGAGGCCTACGAGGTCGCCAAGGCGAACAACCCGAAGGTGATCATCGCCGGCGGCTCGGCCTATTCGCGCCACATCGACTTCAAGAAATTCCGCGAGATCGCCGACGAAGTGGGCGCGATCCTGATGTGCGACGTGGCCCACTATGCCGGCCTGATCGTGGCGGGCGAGTACCCGAACCCGTTCCCGCACGCCCACATCGTCACGACGACGACGCACAAGACCCTTCGGGGTCCGCGCGGCGGCATGATCCTGACCAACGACAAGAAGCTGGCCAAGAAGATCGACAGCGCCGTCTTCCCGGGCCTGCAGGGCGGCCCGCTCATGCACGTCATCGCCGCCAAGGCCGTGGCCTTCGGCGAGGCGCTGAAGCCCGAGTTCAAGCAGTACGCCCGCCAGGTGATCGAGAACGCCCGCGCGCTGGCCGAGAGCCTGCAGAGCGTCGGCTTCAAGATCGTCTCCAACGGCACCGACAGCCACCTGATGCTGGTGGACCTGACGCCCAAGGGCGTCTCGGGCGCCGACGCCGAGATCGCGCTGGAGCGGGCCGGGATCACCACCAACAAGAACTCGATCCCGGGCGATCCCCTGCCGCCGATGCAGACCTCCGGCCTGCGCGTCGGCACGCCGGCCGGCACCACCCGCGGCTTCGGCCCGGGCGAGTTCCGGCAGGTCGGCAAGTGGATCGGCGAGGTGCTGGATGCGGTGGCGTCGGGCGAGGATCCGACGCCGGTCGAACAGAAGGTGCGCGGCGAGGTGCTGGCGCTGACGAAGCGCTTCCCCATCTACAGCTAA
- a CDS encoding MucR family transcriptional regulator — MSVGPDSGAPSGEDILRLGAGIVAAYVSRNAVSAEQVPDIIRTVHQTLEQLTRGPSAPTPEERPKPAVPIGRSVQHDYIVCLEDGKKLKMLKRYLRSRYNMSPDEYRRRWGLPPDYPMVAPAYAARRSDFAKKIGLGRGVRRRK, encoded by the coding sequence ATGAGCGTTGGACCCGACTCCGGGGCTCCGTCGGGAGAGGACATCCTGCGCCTCGGCGCAGGCATCGTCGCCGCCTATGTCAGCCGCAACGCGGTCTCGGCCGAACAGGTCCCGGACATCATCCGAACCGTCCACCAGACGCTCGAGCAACTCACCCGCGGCCCGTCCGCGCCCACGCCCGAGGAACGCCCCAAGCCGGCGGTCCCCATCGGCCGGTCCGTCCAGCACGACTACATCGTCTGCCTCGAGGACGGGAAGAAGCTGAAGATGCTGAAGCGGTACCTGCGGTCCCGCTACAACATGAGCCCCGACGAATACCGCCGTCGCTGGGGCCTGCCGCCCGACTATCCCATGGTCGCCCCGGCCTACGCCGCCCGCCGCTCGGACTTCGCCAAGAAGATCGGGCTGGGCCGCGGGGTCCGACGGAGGAAGTAA